From one Deinococcus sp. JMULE3 genomic stretch:
- a CDS encoding xanthine dehydrogenase family protein subunit M, producing MRAFSYTRADSPQGAAQAAEAIGAKFIAGGTNLLDLMKLDIEQPSRLVDVSRLNLRGVTDTPDGGLHVGALVTNTDLAAHPRVRSDYGVLTRAIMAGATGQIRNKASTGGNLLQRARCPYFYDTNLPCNKRDPGSGCAALRGLSRTLAVIGTSDACIAQHPSDMAVALRVLDATVTTLKPDGAARTLTLDEFYRLPEDTPHLETTLEPGELITGVTLPPPVGGTHLYRKVRDRASYAFALVSVAAIVDGDRVRVAFGGVAPRPWRVPDAEDAYAR from the coding sequence GTGAGGGCCTTCTCGTACACCCGCGCGGACTCGCCGCAGGGCGCGGCGCAGGCCGCCGAGGCCATCGGCGCGAAGTTCATCGCGGGCGGCACGAACCTGCTGGACCTGATGAAACTGGACATCGAGCAGCCCAGCCGCCTGGTGGACGTCAGCCGCCTGAACCTGCGCGGCGTGACGGACACCCCGGACGGTGGCCTGCACGTGGGCGCTCTGGTGACGAACACCGATCTCGCCGCGCACCCGCGCGTGCGGAGCGACTACGGCGTCCTGACCCGCGCGATCATGGCGGGCGCGACCGGGCAGATCCGCAACAAGGCCTCGACCGGCGGGAACCTGCTGCAGCGCGCCCGCTGCCCGTACTTCTACGACACGAACCTGCCGTGCAACAAACGCGATCCCGGCTCGGGCTGCGCGGCGCTGCGCGGCCTGAGCCGCACGCTGGCCGTGATCGGCACGAGCGACGCCTGCATCGCGCAGCATCCGTCCGACATGGCCGTCGCGCTGCGCGTGCTGGACGCCACGGTGACCACCCTGAAACCCGACGGCGCGGCGCGCACCCTGACGCTGGACGAGTTCTACCGCCTGCCGGAGGACACCCCGCACCTCGAAACCACCCTGGAACCCGGCGAGCTGATCACCGGCGTGACCCTGCCCCCTCCGGTGGGCGGCACGCACCTGTACCGCAAGGTCCGGGACCGCGCGTCGTACGCGTTCGCGCTGGTGTCGGTGGCGGCCATCGTGGACGGCGACCGGGTCCGCGTGGCCTTCGGCGGGGTCGCCCCGCGCCCCTGGCGCGTCCCGGACGCCGAGGACGCCTACGCCCGG
- a CDS encoding 2Fe-2S iron-sulfur cluster-binding protein: MTHTPEAPGGADLPRLPVTLTVNGEAHDLNLDPRVTLLDALREHLHLTGTKKGCDHGQCGACTVLLDGQRVLSCLSLAVMHDGQDVTTVEGLGTPDNLHPLQDAFIRHDGYQCGYCTPGQLCSSVGTLDEIARGVPSHVTADLNAVTFSAEELRERLSGNICRCAAYPNIIAAVTEVHAAGDGA; encoded by the coding sequence ATGACCCACACTCCCGAGGCCCCCGGCGGGGCCGATCTGCCGCGCCTGCCCGTCACGCTGACCGTGAACGGGGAGGCGCACGACCTGAACCTCGACCCGCGCGTGACGCTGCTCGACGCGCTGCGTGAACACCTGCACCTGACCGGCACGAAGAAGGGCTGCGACCACGGCCAGTGCGGGGCCTGCACGGTCCTGCTGGACGGCCAGCGGGTCCTGAGCTGCCTGTCCCTGGCGGTCATGCACGACGGTCAGGACGTGACGACCGTCGAGGGCCTGGGCACCCCCGATAACCTGCACCCGCTGCAGGACGCCTTCATCCGGCACGACGGCTACCAGTGCGGGTACTGCACGCCGGGGCAGCTGTGCTCCTCGGTGGGCACGCTGGACGAGATCGCGCGGGGCGTGCCCAGCCACGTCACCGCCGACCTGAACGCGGTGACGTTCAGCGCCGAGGAACTGCGCGAGCGTCTGAGTGGCAACATCTGCCGCTGCGCCGCGTACCCGAACATCATCGCGGCCGTGACCGAAGTGCACGCCGCCGGTGACGGCGCGTGA
- a CDS encoding MATE family efflux transporter codes for MSATSFPPGLRAETAQLLRLAAPVIVSQFSLNALALISTAVIGRLGAGPLAAVAYGSATYYLGFIVLIGVMLAVAPRVAAAHGAGDTRGVARAAQGGLWLAGLLAALFLPLAFLAAHLITRGAPAGIDGELAGTYLRLYALGMPATLAFSALRGALEGTGQPRVVTAVALGAVGVAGLLSPALSYGWGALPALGLSGAALATVAASWGSALTLAWVARRRLPRPALPRAEVMGELRALLRLGWPIGLTLGAEGGLFTVTSLLMARFGPQALAAHNVALQVITAVFMVPLGLATATGIRVAQHAGAGQLRLSRRAGLLGMGLAIAVMLLVSVTYVLTPERVIGVFVNVRDPANAAVVAGASALLLIATLFQAFDGLQVTANAALRGLQDTRWPLLISLIAYWALGLGSGAALAFGLGLGPRGLWFGLTAGLCFAGVTLLARFLRRTGAGRAAPGGA; via the coding sequence GTGAGCGCCACCTCTTTCCCACCGGGCCTGCGGGCCGAGACCGCTCAGCTGCTGCGCCTCGCCGCGCCGGTGATCGTGTCGCAGTTCAGCCTGAACGCCCTGGCGCTGATCAGCACCGCCGTGATCGGCCGCCTGGGCGCCGGGCCGCTGGCCGCCGTCGCGTACGGCAGCGCCACGTACTACCTGGGCTTCATCGTGCTGATCGGCGTGATGCTCGCGGTCGCGCCGCGCGTGGCGGCCGCGCACGGCGCCGGGGACACGCGCGGCGTGGCGCGGGCGGCGCAGGGGGGCCTGTGGCTCGCGGGGCTGCTCGCGGCGCTGTTCCTGCCGCTCGCGTTCCTCGCCGCGCACCTGATCACGCGCGGCGCCCCGGCCGGGATCGACGGGGAACTGGCGGGCACGTACCTGCGCCTGTACGCGCTGGGCATGCCCGCCACGCTGGCGTTCAGTGCGCTGCGCGGCGCGCTGGAGGGCACCGGGCAGCCGCGCGTGGTCACGGCGGTCGCGCTGGGCGCCGTGGGCGTGGCGGGGCTGCTCAGCCCGGCCCTCAGCTACGGGTGGGGCGCGCTGCCTGCGCTGGGGCTGAGCGGCGCGGCGCTGGCGACGGTCGCGGCGTCGTGGGGCAGCGCGCTGACGCTGGCGTGGGTGGCGCGGCGCCGCCTGCCCCGCCCGGCCCTGCCGCGCGCCGAGGTGATGGGCGAACTGCGCGCCCTGCTGCGCCTGGGCTGGCCGATCGGCCTGACCCTGGGCGCCGAGGGGGGCCTGTTCACGGTGACCAGCCTGCTGATGGCCCGCTTCGGCCCGCAGGCGCTCGCGGCGCACAACGTGGCCCTGCAGGTCATCACGGCGGTGTTCATGGTGCCGCTGGGACTGGCGACCGCCACGGGCATCCGGGTGGCGCAGCACGCCGGGGCGGGGCAACTGCGGCTGTCGCGCCGCGCGGGCCTGCTCGGCATGGGACTGGCGATCGCGGTGATGCTGCTCGTGAGCGTGACGTACGTCCTGACGCCCGAACGGGTCATCGGCGTGTTCGTGAACGTCCGCGACCCGGCGAACGCGGCGGTCGTGGCGGGCGCCTCGGCGCTGCTGCTGATCGCCACGCTGTTCCAGGCCTTCGACGGCCTGCAGGTCACCGCGAACGCCGCGCTGCGCGGCCTGCAGGACACCCGCTGGCCGCTGCTGATCTCGCTGATCGCCTACTGGGCGCTGGGTCTGGGCAGCGGCGCCGCGCTGGCCTTCGGGCTGGGGCTGGGACCGCGCGGCCTGTGGTTCGGGCTGACCGCCGGGCTGTGCTTCGCGGGCGTGACGCTGCTGGCCCGTTTCCTGCGGCGCACGGGAGCGGGGCGGGCCGCGCCCGGCGGAGCATAA
- a CDS encoding PLP-dependent aspartate aminotransferase family protein, translated as MTHNPDRAFRTRAVHAGHGLDPATGAHATPIYATSTFGYGSAERGARLFAGEEQGYFYSRLTNPTVRAFEQKVASLENLPDAVAFASGMGAVSALCLTLLKPGDEVIFVAPLYGGTTGFLHEVAAKFGVTVHEAPDEAGVETLTGPRTRLIWVETPTNPALGIVDLARIARAAQACGALSVADNTFSTPALTRPAEHGIDLVMHSATKYLGGHGDAIGGVVAGPADLLAELRGVGLRHVGASLGPFEAYLFLRGMKTLPLRMHAHCEGAAALAQALDGHPALKALHYPGLRSHPGHAVAARQMSGFGGLLSIDLGTQAAAYAFLNHLTLFTQAVSLGDVESLSCHPGSTTHHLLGEEALRRQGVTPGLVRLSVGIEDPRDLVDDVLGALEHVRAGHLQPG; from the coding sequence ATGACCCACAATCCAGACCGCGCGTTCCGCACGCGCGCCGTGCACGCCGGGCACGGCCTCGACCCCGCCACCGGGGCGCACGCCACGCCCATCTACGCGACCTCCACCTTCGGGTACGGCAGCGCCGAACGCGGCGCGCGTCTCTTCGCGGGCGAGGAACAGGGCTACTTCTACTCGCGCCTGACCAACCCCACCGTCCGCGCCTTCGAGCAGAAGGTCGCCAGCTTAGAAAACCTGCCCGACGCGGTCGCCTTCGCCAGCGGCATGGGCGCCGTGTCCGCCCTGTGCCTGACCCTGCTCAAGCCCGGTGACGAGGTGATCTTCGTCGCGCCGCTGTACGGCGGCACCACCGGCTTCCTGCACGAGGTCGCCGCGAAGTTCGGCGTGACCGTCCACGAGGCCCCCGACGAGGCCGGGGTGGAGACCCTGACCGGCCCCCGAACGCGCCTGATCTGGGTCGAGACGCCCACCAACCCCGCGCTCGGCATCGTGGACCTCGCGCGGATCGCCCGCGCCGCCCAGGCCTGCGGCGCCCTGAGCGTCGCGGACAACACCTTCAGCACGCCCGCCCTGACCCGCCCCGCCGAACACGGCATCGACCTCGTCATGCACAGCGCCACCAAGTACCTCGGCGGTCACGGGGACGCCATCGGCGGCGTCGTCGCAGGCCCGGCGGACCTGCTGGCCGAGCTGCGCGGCGTCGGCCTGCGGCACGTCGGCGCGTCGCTGGGCCCCTTCGAGGCGTACCTGTTCCTGCGCGGCATGAAGACCCTCCCGCTGCGCATGCACGCCCACTGCGAGGGCGCCGCTGCCCTGGCGCAGGCGCTGGACGGCCACCCCGCCCTGAAGGCCCTGCACTACCCCGGCCTGCGCAGCCACCCCGGCCACGCGGTCGCCGCGCGGCAGATGAGCGGCTTCGGCGGGCTGCTCAGCATCGACCTGGGCACCCAGGCCGCCGCCTACGCGTTCCTGAACCACCTGACGCTGTTCACGCAGGCCGTCAGCCTCGGCGACGTGGAAAGCCTCTCGTGCCACCCGGGCAGCACCACCCACCACCTCCTGGGCGAGGAAGCCCTGCGCCGCCAGGGCGTCACGCCCGGCCTCGTGCGCCTCAGCGTCGGGATCGAGGACCCCCGCGACCTCGTGGACGACGTCCTGGGCGCGCTGGAGCACGTCCGGGCCGGGCACCTCCAGCCCGGCTGA
- a CDS encoding phosphoglucomutase/phosphomannomutase family protein, producing MKLSFGTDGWRGVIADEFTFANVRRVAQAHAAALLAGGGRSAVVAHDTRFLGGAFAGAAARTLADAGLDVTLLGGPTPTPALSHATRAGGHAGGVMITASHNPGQYQGYKLKGPYGGSATPALVQEVESRIDAPLTVGAGGALSDGSAREAYLSALAGLVDTGAIRASGLPVYHDAMHGAAGGWIEQFTREHLGVPFHGLRQAPDPLFGGVNPEPIPSNLEATAQAMRGVSGPAFTMVTDGDADRIGAVLAGGAFFNSHQIFAVLLHHLARRGLRGRVVRTVSTSGIIERLARHHGLEVVQTPVGFKYITDHFLEGEADPARQVLIGGEESGGIGVQGHVPERDGLLNGLLLQETVAATGLGLDEQFRQIEALLDFRHHYDRVDLHLPGPVNRAALMDDVANTARLGAHAVQDVITLDGVKLAFDGGYGMVRASGTEPVVRLYVEAPSPGEVQGILGQLRTLTMRHLS from the coding sequence ATGAAGCTCTCTTTCGGCACGGACGGCTGGCGCGGCGTGATCGCGGACGAGTTCACCTTCGCGAACGTGCGGCGGGTGGCGCAGGCGCACGCGGCGGCACTTCTGGCGGGTGGTGGGCGCAGCGCGGTGGTGGCGCACGACACGCGCTTCCTGGGCGGGGCGTTCGCGGGCGCGGCGGCGCGGACCCTGGCGGACGCAGGCCTGGACGTGACGCTGCTGGGCGGGCCGACGCCCACCCCGGCGCTGTCGCACGCGACGCGGGCGGGTGGGCACGCCGGGGGCGTGATGATCACCGCGAGTCACAACCCGGGGCAGTACCAGGGGTACAAGCTCAAGGGGCCGTACGGGGGGAGCGCCACGCCGGCGCTGGTGCAGGAGGTGGAGTCGCGCATCGACGCGCCGCTGACCGTGGGTGCCGGGGGCGCGCTGTCGGACGGGAGTGCGCGGGAGGCGTACCTGTCGGCCCTGGCGGGGCTGGTGGACACGGGCGCGATCCGCGCGTCGGGCCTGCCGGTGTACCACGACGCGATGCACGGCGCGGCCGGCGGCTGGATCGAGCAGTTCACGCGGGAGCACCTGGGCGTGCCGTTCCACGGGCTGCGGCAGGCGCCGGACCCGCTGTTCGGCGGCGTGAACCCCGAGCCGATCCCGTCGAATCTGGAGGCGACCGCGCAGGCTATGCGGGGCGTGTCGGGTCCGGCGTTCACGATGGTCACGGACGGCGACGCGGACCGTATCGGGGCGGTGCTGGCGGGCGGGGCGTTCTTCAACAGTCATCAGATCTTCGCGGTGCTGCTCCATCACCTCGCGCGGCGGGGCCTGCGGGGGCGGGTGGTGCGGACGGTCTCCACGAGCGGCATCATCGAGCGGCTGGCGCGGCATCACGGGCTGGAGGTCGTGCAGACCCCGGTGGGCTTCAAGTACATCACCGATCATTTCCTGGAGGGCGAGGCGGACCCGGCGCGGCAGGTGCTGATCGGCGGGGAGGAGTCCGGCGGGATCGGCGTGCAGGGGCACGTGCCCGAGCGGGACGGGCTGCTGAACGGCCTGCTGCTGCAGGAGACGGTCGCGGCGACGGGGCTGGGGCTGGACGAGCAGTTCCGGCAGATCGAGGCGCTGCTGGACTTCCGGCATCACTACGACCGCGTGGACCTGCACCTGCCGGGCCCGGTGAACCGCGCGGCGCTGATGGACGACGTGGCGAACACCGCGCGGCTGGGCGCGCACGCGGTGCAGGACGTGATCACGCTCGACGGCGTGAAGCTGGCGTTCGACGGGGGGTACGGGATGGTGCGCGCGTCCGGGACGGAACCCGTGGTGCGGCTGTACGTGGAAGCCCCGAGTCCGGGTGAGGTGCAGGGCATCCTGGGGCAGTTGCGGACGCTGACGATGCGGCACCTGAGCTGA
- a CDS encoding mannose-1-phosphate guanylyltransferase produces the protein MSFYPVILAGGSGERFWPLSRKSKPKQFLTLESSGRSLLQTTAERLTAGQGGLERLMIVTANEHRGHVLEHLPDLPLENLLVEPIPRDTAAAILYGALTVHRDDPDAVMGVFPADHRVDDPDAFNAVLNRAVEYARTHDALVTLGMTPSYPATGYGYIEQGDEDAGSGVYRVQRFTEKPDADLARDFLSTGRYLWNSGMFIWRVEVILRAFETLVPELYGPMLDASRQRGGLRQVYPTLPKISVDYAILERARNVAVIPASFGWDDLGDWNALERLLKGDGGNVAVGRHVSLDTGGAIMYTTGGEDLIATIGLEDVVVVRAGDVTLVVRKDRTQDIKKVVAQLKDNPELARFA, from the coding sequence ATGAGCTTCTACCCTGTGATCCTGGCCGGCGGCAGCGGTGAACGGTTCTGGCCCCTGTCCCGCAAGAGCAAACCCAAACAGTTCCTGACGTTGGAAAGCAGCGGCCGCAGCCTGCTGCAGACCACCGCCGAACGCCTGACCGCCGGGCAGGGTGGCCTGGAACGCCTGATGATCGTCACCGCCAACGAGCACCGCGGGCACGTCCTGGAACACCTCCCGGACCTGCCGCTGGAGAACCTGCTCGTGGAACCCATTCCGCGCGACACCGCCGCTGCGATCCTGTACGGCGCGCTCACCGTGCACCGCGACGATCCGGACGCCGTCATGGGCGTGTTCCCCGCCGACCACCGCGTGGACGACCCGGACGCCTTCAATGCCGTCCTGAACCGCGCCGTCGAGTACGCCCGCACCCACGACGCCCTGGTCACGCTGGGCATGACCCCCTCGTACCCCGCCACCGGCTACGGCTACATCGAACAGGGCGACGAGGACGCGGGCAGCGGCGTGTACCGCGTGCAGCGCTTCACCGAGAAACCCGACGCGGACCTCGCGCGGGACTTCCTGAGCACCGGACGGTACCTGTGGAACTCCGGGATGTTCATCTGGCGGGTCGAGGTGATCCTCAGGGCCTTCGAGACCCTGGTGCCCGAACTGTACGGCCCGATGCTCGACGCGTCCAGGCAGCGCGGCGGCCTGCGGCAGGTCTACCCGACCCTCCCGAAGATCAGCGTGGACTACGCCATCCTGGAACGCGCCCGGAACGTCGCCGTGATCCCCGCCAGTTTCGGCTGGGACGACCTGGGGGACTGGAACGCCCTGGAACGCCTGCTGAAGGGCGACGGCGGGAACGTCGCCGTGGGCCGCCACGTCAGCCTGGACACCGGCGGCGCGATCATGTACACCACGGGCGGCGAGGACCTGATCGCCACCATCGGCCTGGAAGACGTGGTCGTGGTGCGCGCCGGGGACGTCACGCTGGTCGTCCGCAAGGACCGCACGCAGGACATCAAGAAGGTCGTCGCGCAGCTCAAGGACAACCCGGAACTCGCCCGCTTCGCCTGA
- a CDS encoding GGDEF domain-containing protein, whose protein sequence is MTRPLPALPPPPRTAGPPAEVTRVKLRGYLLALLLAAPGLTLLLLHLIRSGATGLALTHGAVMLSGGALTVLVWRDTRRLPHAERIFAGLLLLSGVHFLTGYALNPGSPLDADLLGSVLLFIVTGLLLVLPPAWSLPLAVVLLGAYRLEVNLLSGAPPGTRALTQWVNLGMFALLAVGVVMRQTLGQVVERAHLLEYLATHDPLTGLLNRRGFEDQTRAGQNLLVLDADDFKLVNDTHGHAVGDDVLRQLARTVQEHLPPGSVLARWGGEEFVLLSPGGLEDAAALGETLRAAVAATELAGQRVTLSLGGTHWAAGEPFRDAFARADQALYRAKRSGKNRVDVSPSWTGTPAGTPGSLSAGVGPLKASPPGSA, encoded by the coding sequence ATGACCAGACCGCTGCCCGCACTGCCCCCGCCGCCCCGCACCGCTGGCCCCCCGGCCGAGGTGACGCGGGTTAAGCTGCGCGGGTACCTGCTGGCGCTGCTGCTGGCCGCGCCGGGCCTGACGCTGCTGCTGCTGCACCTGATCCGGTCCGGCGCGACCGGACTGGCCCTCACGCACGGCGCGGTGATGCTCAGCGGCGGCGCGCTGACGGTGCTGGTGTGGCGGGACACGCGGCGGCTCCCGCACGCCGAGCGGATCTTCGCGGGGCTGCTGCTGCTCAGCGGCGTGCACTTCCTGACCGGGTACGCCCTGAACCCCGGCTCGCCGCTGGACGCGGACCTGCTCGGCAGCGTGCTGCTGTTCATCGTGACGGGCCTGCTGCTGGTCCTGCCGCCCGCGTGGTCGCTGCCCCTGGCGGTCGTCCTGCTCGGCGCGTACCGGCTGGAGGTGAACCTGCTCAGCGGCGCCCCGCCGGGCACGCGGGCCCTGACGCAGTGGGTGAACCTCGGCATGTTCGCGCTGCTGGCGGTGGGCGTGGTCATGCGCCAGACGCTCGGTCAGGTGGTGGAACGCGCGCACCTGCTCGAGTACCTCGCCACGCACGACCCGCTGACCGGACTGCTCAACCGCCGCGGGTTCGAGGATCAGACCCGCGCGGGGCAGAACCTCCTGGTGCTCGACGCGGACGACTTCAAGCTCGTGAACGACACGCACGGGCACGCGGTGGGCGACGACGTGCTGCGCCAGCTGGCCCGCACCGTGCAGGAACACCTGCCGCCCGGCAGCGTCCTGGCCCGCTGGGGCGGCGAGGAATTCGTCCTCCTGAGCCCCGGCGGCCTGGAGGACGCCGCCGCGCTGGGCGAGACGCTGCGCGCCGCCGTGGCCGCCACGGAGCTCGCGGGGCAGCGCGTCACGCTGAGCCTGGGCGGCACGCACTGGGCCGCCGGGGAACCGTTCCGGGACGCCTTCGCCCGCGCCGATCAGGCGCTGTACCGCGCCAAGCGCAGCGGCAAGAACCGCGTGGACGTGTCCCCGTCGTGGACCGGGACGCCGGCGGGCACGCCCGGCAGCCTGTCGGCCGGCGTTGGGCCGCTGAAGGCATCCCCTCCTGGCAGCGCCTGA
- a CDS encoding DUF808 domain-containing protein, with protein sequence MSGGLVALLDDVAAIARLAAASIDDIGAAAAKASVKAVGVVVDDTAVTPRYVTGFTPDRELPIIWRIARGSLRNKVVFILPVALLLSEFLPQAMPPILMLGGAYLCFEGAEKLIEAVRGGHEEAAATEARLSSAEHEKQMISGAIRTDFILSAEIMAISLGEVASEPLFERALILIVVALLITALVYGVVALIVKMDDIGLRLAQARTGTGRAIGRGLVKGMPIILGALGVIGTAAMLWVGGHIIIAGLADFGWHAPEDLLHDLSHGAAEAIPALGGLVTWLVDTLVSAVVGLIVGLIVAGIVHLIPRRGAAAH encoded by the coding sequence ATGAGCGGCGGCCTTGTCGCGCTGCTCGACGATGTGGCCGCGATCGCCCGCCTCGCCGCCGCGTCCATCGACGACATCGGCGCCGCCGCCGCGAAGGCCAGCGTGAAGGCCGTCGGGGTGGTCGTGGACGACACCGCCGTCACGCCCCGCTACGTGACCGGCTTCACCCCGGACCGCGAACTGCCGATCATCTGGCGTATCGCGCGCGGTTCGCTGCGCAACAAGGTCGTGTTCATCCTCCCGGTCGCGCTGCTGCTGAGCGAGTTCCTGCCGCAGGCGATGCCGCCCATCCTGATGCTCGGCGGCGCGTACCTGTGCTTCGAGGGCGCCGAGAAACTCATCGAGGCCGTCCGCGGCGGACACGAAGAGGCGGCCGCCACCGAGGCCCGGCTGAGCAGCGCCGAGCACGAGAAACAGATGATCAGCGGCGCGATCCGCACCGACTTCATCCTCTCGGCCGAGATCATGGCCATCTCGCTGGGCGAGGTCGCCAGCGAACCGCTCTTCGAGCGGGCGCTCATCCTGATCGTCGTGGCGCTGCTCATCACCGCGCTCGTGTACGGCGTGGTCGCCCTGATCGTGAAGATGGACGACATCGGCCTGCGCCTCGCCCAGGCCCGCACCGGAACGGGCCGCGCCATCGGCCGCGGGCTCGTCAAGGGCATGCCCATCATCCTGGGCGCCCTGGGCGTCATCGGCACCGCCGCCATGCTGTGGGTGGGCGGACACATCATCATCGCGGGCCTCGCGGACTTCGGCTGGCACGCGCCGGAGGATCTGCTGCACGACCTGTCCCACGGCGCGGCCGAGGCCATCCCGGCCCTGGGCGGTCTGGTCACGTGGTTGGTCGATACGCTCGTCAGCGCCGTCGTGGGTCTGATCGTGGGCCTGATCGTCGCGGGGATCGTGCACCTGATCCCGCGCCGGGGCGCCGCCGCCCACTGA
- a CDS encoding xanthine dehydrogenase small subunit, protein MVELKINGTVRQLTSAAHTTLLGALRAEGLTGCKEGCAEGECGACAVLVARADGAGVRWESVNACLALLPALDGAEVVTSEGLGTPGALHPAQEELAVRGGSQCGYCTPGFVVSLAAEYLRPERTPGEHGEANGFDVHSLSGNLCRCTGYRPIVDAARALGTPGEGDPLAARRSQPAPRPRATRLDAPDGTFHRPATLAEALDLLAAHPDARVLAGGTDWGVDVNLRRARAAVTVAVDALPDLRAFETAGDVIRLGAALTLSDLERRLGNRVPLLQAWFPQFASRLIRNSATLGGNLGTASPIGDSPPVLLALDADLELVGPGGVRVVPLRDYFTGYRQTVRTPGELIQAVRIPTPLAPVTAFHKIAKRRFDDISSVAVGYALRVEGGVVTQARIGLGGVAATPLRAYEAEAALEGQPWTADTARRAARILGGTGTPLSDHRASAGYRAAMLEQSLLKVHWETRAEVTA, encoded by the coding sequence ATGGTGGAACTGAAGATCAACGGAACGGTGCGGCAGTTGACCAGCGCGGCGCACACGACGCTGCTGGGCGCGCTGCGCGCCGAGGGGCTGACGGGCTGCAAGGAAGGCTGCGCCGAGGGTGAGTGCGGGGCGTGCGCGGTGCTCGTGGCCCGCGCGGACGGTGCGGGCGTGCGCTGGGAGAGCGTGAACGCCTGTCTGGCGCTGCTGCCTGCGCTGGACGGCGCGGAGGTCGTGACGAGCGAGGGGCTGGGCACGCCCGGCGCGCTGCATCCCGCGCAGGAGGAACTGGCGGTGCGGGGCGGGTCACAGTGCGGGTACTGCACGCCGGGCTTCGTGGTGAGCCTCGCGGCGGAGTACCTGCGGCCCGAGCGCACGCCGGGTGAGCACGGCGAGGCGAACGGCTTCGACGTGCACTCGCTGAGCGGGAACCTGTGCCGCTGCACCGGGTACCGCCCGATCGTGGACGCGGCCCGCGCCCTGGGCACGCCGGGAGAGGGTGACCCGCTGGCGGCGCGGCGGTCACAGCCCGCTCCCCGTCCGCGGGCCACGCGGCTGGACGCCCCGGACGGGACCTTCCACCGCCCGGCCACGCTGGCCGAGGCGCTGGACCTGCTCGCGGCGCACCCGGACGCGCGCGTGCTGGCGGGCGGGACGGACTGGGGCGTGGACGTGAACCTGCGCCGCGCCCGCGCGGCCGTCACCGTCGCCGTGGACGCCCTGCCGGACCTCCGCGCCTTCGAGACCGCTGGGGACGTGATCCGCCTGGGTGCGGCCCTGACCCTCAGTGACCTGGAACGCCGCCTGGGGAACCGCGTGCCGCTGTTGCAGGCGTGGTTTCCGCAGTTCGCGTCGCGCCTGATCCGCAACTCCGCCACGCTGGGCGGGAACCTGGGGACCGCCTCGCCCATCGGGGACAGCCCGCCGGTGCTGCTGGCGCTGGACGCGGACCTGGAACTCGTCGGGCCGGGCGGCGTGCGCGTCGTGCCGCTGCGCGACTACTTCACCGGGTACCGCCAGACGGTACGCACGCCGGGCGAACTGATCCAGGCGGTGCGGATTCCCACGCCGCTGGCGCCCGTGACGGCGTTCCACAAGATCGCCAAGCGCCGCTTCGACGACATCTCCAGCGTGGCGGTCGGCTACGCGCTGCGCGTGGAGGGTGGCGTGGTCACGCAGGCCCGTATCGGGCTGGGCGGGGTGGCCGCCACGCCCCTGCGGGCGTACGAGGCCGAGGCCGCGCTGGAGGGACAGCCCTGGACGGCGGACACCGCCCGCCGCGCCGCCCGCATCCTGGGCGGCACCGGCACACCGCTGAGTGACCACCGCGCCAGCGCCGGGTACCGCGCGGCGATGCTGGAGCAGAGCCTGCTGAAAGTTCACTGGGAGACCCGGGCGGAGGTGACGGCGTGA